One genomic window of Medicago truncatula cultivar Jemalong A17 chromosome 1, MtrunA17r5.0-ANR, whole genome shotgun sequence includes the following:
- the LOC11429627 gene encoding polyadenylate-binding protein-interacting protein 6: MMKPRKSSLNPYAAAYVPMAKRDTSVRSYVTEDSKDYNGTVWFQPPQYTTNDVQLVEKNAQRLSPGKNQPASSSYFSSPQSVAQLTENQYMDEELDIDLEYLRMTFPGISDESLVDVYNVNSGDLEAAIEMLSQLEFDDAVDAHGSLPESLDIGDVSEPVMPADSASSKQKNATAGASTSSHHL, encoded by the exons ATGATGAAGCCGCGAAAGTCTTCTTTGAATCCATATGCAGCCGCGTACGTTCCTATGGCTAAAAGGGACACTAGTGTTAGAAGTTACGTGACAGAAGATTCCAAGGACTATAATGGGACTGTATGGTTTCAGCCTCCTCAATATACCACAAATGATGTGCAACTTGTTGAGAAGAACGCTCAAAGGCTCTCTCCGGGGAAAAACCAGCCTGCTTCGAGCTCTTACTTTTCATCGCCACAGAGTGTGGCACAGCTGACAGAGAATCAGTATATGGATGAAGAGCTTGATATTGATTTGGAATATCTTAGGATGACATTTCCTGGTATATCTGATGAGTCACTTGTAGATGTCTACAATGTAAACAGTGGTGACTTGGAAGCTGCTATTGAGATGCTAAGCCAACTTGAG TTTGATGATGCTGTTGATGCTCATGGAAGTCTTCCAGAGTCGCTGGATATTGGTGATGTTTCAGAGCCTGTTATGCCAGCTGACTCTGCTTCATCAAAACAGAAGAATGCAACAGCTGGAGCCAGTACTTCATCTCATCACCTGTGA